One part of the Paramormyrops kingsleyae isolate MSU_618 chromosome 2, PKINGS_0.4, whole genome shotgun sequence genome encodes these proteins:
- the slc1a3a gene encoding solute carrier family 1 member 3a isoform X3 yields the protein MARSNGEDPGAMSRMELIRQGLQLSHLKAKKTVKNMTKNDVKNFMKRNAFVIFTVAAVLFGIILGFSLRPLKMSYREVKYFSFPGEMLMRMLQMLVLPLLVSSLITGMAALDSRSSGKMGVRAVVYYMTTTFVAVFIGIIMVLIIHPGKGSKAEFGKQQKIEQVSPADAFLDLISLRHSMGRGWCT from the exons ATGGCCCGGAGCAACGGGGAGGATCCGGGGGCGATGAGCCGCATGGAGCTCATCAGACAGGGTCTCCAGCTGAGCCACCTGAAGGCCAAGAAGACAGTGAAGAACATGACCAAGAACGATGTCAAGAACTTCATGAAGAGGAATGCGTTCGTCATCTTCACGGTTGCCGCGGTGCTGTTTG GCATAATACTGGGTTTTTCCTTGCGGCCGCTGAAGATGTCATACCGTGAGGTGAagtatttctctttccctggtGAGATGCTGATGCGTATGCTGCAGATGTTagtgctccccctgctggtgtcCAGTCTCATTACAG GCATGGCGGCCCTGGACAGCCGGTCGTCGGGCAAGATGGGGGTGCGGGCCGTGGTCTACTACATGACCACCACGTTCGTGGCCGTCTTCATCGGGATCATCATGGTGCTCATCATCCACCCGGGCAAGGGCTCCAAGGCTGAGTTCGGCAAGCAGCAGAAGATCGAGCAAGTCAGCCCTGCCGACGCCTTCCTGGACCTCATCAG TTTAAGACACAGTATGGGAAGAGGGTGGTGCACGTGA